In a genomic window of Methylovirgula sp. 4M-Z18:
- a CDS encoding ABC transporter permease → MELFKYILSYVFNYDLMAVQGWKLWRGLVVTAEIVSLSVPIGFLLAYPISQARMSKNALLSACARGYITFFRGTPLLCQLFLFYYGAGELHADGLMPAALWPFFREAFFICIVSFSINTAAYQAEILRGAIQSVPKGQWEAASALGLHKFAASLRVIWPQALLVAMRPLGNELISMIKASAIASLITVRDLMAEAKDLYKIGYDMSVYITVAVIYLIIVEIIRRVWRWWEGSISKHVAVSRH, encoded by the coding sequence ATGGAGCTGTTCAAATATATCCTCTCCTACGTGTTCAATTACGACCTGATGGCAGTGCAGGGATGGAAGCTGTGGCGCGGCCTCGTCGTGACGGCGGAAATCGTTAGCTTATCCGTGCCGATCGGTTTTCTGCTCGCCTATCCGATTTCGCAGGCGCGCATGTCGAAGAACGCGCTGCTCAGCGCTTGCGCCCGCGGCTACATCACCTTCTTCCGCGGCACGCCCTTGTTGTGCCAGCTTTTCCTATTCTATTACGGGGCAGGCGAATTGCACGCGGATGGGCTGATGCCGGCGGCGCTGTGGCCGTTCTTCCGCGAGGCTTTCTTCATTTGCATCGTTTCGTTCAGTATCAACACCGCCGCCTACCAGGCGGAAATCCTGCGCGGTGCCATTCAATCTGTGCCCAAGGGGCAGTGGGAAGCAGCGAGCGCGCTCGGTCTGCATAAGTTCGCCGCGTCGCTGCGCGTGATCTGGCCGCAGGCGCTGCTGGTGGCGATGCGTCCGCTGGGCAACGAACTGATCTCGATGATCAAGGCCAGCGCCATTGCCTCGCTGATCACCGTGCGCGACCTGATGGCGGAAGCCAAAGACCTCTACAAGATCGGCTACGATATGTCGGTCTATATTACCGTCGCGGTCATCTATCTGATCATCGTCGAAATCATTCGCCGCGTGTGGCGTTGGTGGGAGGGTTCGATCTCGAAGCATGTCGCCGTGTCGCGGCATTGA
- a CDS encoding tetratricopeptide repeat protein codes for MRWALSVVICVLLTMPAASSAQDVTFGLRPPLNEHERAVLLAKGTPEELFNAGVAYENGRGASHNDTLAAQFYRAAAERGYARAQVNLGKLYSDGQDVSQDYAEVRSWFERAADQGSAEAQYGLGLLYFAKNSVPKDEAQALVWAPKVTEQGLPEAQSNVAFAT; via the coding sequence ATGCGTTGGGCTCTGAGCGTTGTTATTTGCGTGCTGCTGACGATGCCGGCGGCGTCCTCGGCGCAAGATGTCACTTTTGGTTTACGGCCCCCGCTCAATGAGCACGAACGTGCGGTGCTGCTCGCAAAAGGAACACCCGAGGAGCTGTTCAATGCCGGCGTTGCATACGAGAACGGTCGCGGCGCAAGCCACAACGATACGCTGGCCGCACAATTTTATCGCGCAGCCGCGGAGCGCGGTTACGCGCGGGCACAAGTCAATTTGGGTAAGCTCTACAGCGACGGCCAAGACGTATCACAGGATTATGCCGAGGTACGGTCCTGGTTTGAACGCGCCGCAGACCAGGGCTCCGCCGAAGCACAGTACGGCCTGGGACTCCTCTATTTCGCCAAGAACAGCGTACCGAAGGACGAGGCCCAGGCGCTGGTTTGGGCACCCAAAGTCACAGAACAAGGGCTACCCGAAGCGCAATCCAACGTTGCATTTGCTACATGA
- a CDS encoding ABC transporter permease: MDLLYNLLLGPKGWGWQIFLGALVTLGLAGCAGPLAFAGGLMLAVLKLSRHATVRAICEGYTTFFRGVPDLLALFIVYFGFQKILDYITAALGLDRIDINSFLASVIALSVVAVAYSSEIWVGALKAVPKGQREAAEALGLHRINAFFLVILPQLVRIALPGLSNVWMVLLKDTALVSALGLFELMGTSRQAAVQTQKPLFFLGIVACALYLVISLASEFVLSRLERRFNRGFSR; encoded by the coding sequence ATGGACCTTTTATACAACCTTCTTTTGGGCCCCAAAGGCTGGGGCTGGCAGATCTTTCTAGGCGCGCTGGTGACGCTCGGCCTCGCGGGCTGCGCCGGGCCGCTCGCTTTTGCCGGCGGACTCATGCTGGCGGTGCTCAAGCTTTCGCGTCACGCGACGGTGCGCGCCATCTGCGAGGGCTATACGACGTTCTTTCGCGGCGTGCCCGATCTTCTGGCCCTGTTCATCGTCTATTTCGGCTTTCAGAAGATCCTCGACTATATCACCGCGGCGCTCGGCCTTGACCGTATCGACATCAATTCCTTCCTCGCCTCGGTCATCGCGCTCAGCGTGGTGGCGGTCGCCTATTCGAGCGAGATTTGGGTCGGCGCGCTGAAAGCCGTGCCGAAGGGGCAGCGCGAGGCGGCCGAAGCGCTCGGGCTGCATCGCATCAACGCCTTCTTCCTCGTCATTCTGCCGCAGCTCGTGCGCATCGCGCTGCCGGGTCTCAGCAATGTGTGGATGGTGCTGCTCAAGGATACGGCGCTCGTTTCGGCGCTCGGCCTGTTCGAATTGATGGGCACGTCGCGTCAGGCGGCGGTGCAGACGCAAAAGCCGCTGTTCTTTCTCGGCATCGTCGCCTGCGCGCTCTATCTCGTCATCAGCCTCGCCTCCGAATTCGTGCTGTCGCGTTTGGAACGCCGCTTCAACAGGGGATTTAGCCGCTGA
- the blaOXA gene encoding class D beta-lactamase, translating to MAFSLTQQPPFRLLLAAFLGMPLLALPAQAQDAPGCTLIADAATGKIMQQEGACETRVTAASTFKIAISLMGYDAGFLKDEHTPVLSFHPGYPAWNPAWRTDIDPTSWIKNSVFWYSQQVTRSLGEARFQHYVQAFHYGNEDVSGDPGKHDGLTDSWNSSSLKISPLEEAAFLEKIAQRTLPVSTHAYDMTDRLTEIATLPNGWDVHGKTGTGFPRDATGAEDHAHGYGWFVGWATKEGRTLVFVRQIQDTEAHKDGAGLRAREAFLQKLPALLDQAQ from the coding sequence CTTGGGCATGCCCCTCCTCGCCCTCCCCGCCCAGGCGCAAGACGCGCCCGGCTGCACCTTGATCGCGGACGCCGCGACGGGGAAAATCATGCAGCAGGAGGGAGCATGCGAGACACGCGTCACCGCGGCCTCGACCTTCAAGATCGCTATCAGCCTGATGGGCTATGACGCGGGCTTCCTCAAGGACGAACACACGCCGGTCCTATCCTTCCACCCCGGCTATCCCGCTTGGAACCCAGCCTGGCGGACCGATATCGACCCGACGAGCTGGATCAAAAATTCGGTCTTCTGGTATTCGCAGCAAGTGACGCGCAGCCTCGGCGAGGCGCGCTTCCAACATTACGTCCAGGCGTTCCACTACGGCAACGAGGATGTGTCGGGCGACCCGGGCAAACACGATGGCCTCACCGATTCCTGGAACAGTTCGTCGCTGAAAATCTCACCGCTCGAAGAAGCTGCCTTTCTCGAGAAGATCGCGCAGCGCACCCTGCCGGTCTCGACCCATGCCTATGACATGACCGACCGGCTCACCGAGATCGCGACGCTGCCCAACGGCTGGGACGTGCATGGCAAGACCGGCACCGGTTTCCCGCGCGACGCGACAGGGGCCGAGGACCACGCGCATGGCTACGGCTGGTTCGTCGGCTGGGCGACGAAGGAAGGCCGCACGCTGGTCTTCGTGCGCCAGATCCAGGATACGGAAGCGCACAAGGACGGCGCCGGCTTGAGGGCGCGCGAGGCCTTCCTGCAGAAATTGCCGGCGCTGCTCGACCAGGCGCAATAG
- a CDS encoding glutathione peroxidase, whose amino-acid sequence MISIYDFTVRNIDGQEATLRDYAGQVLLVVNVASKCGFTPQYVGLEALYRKFAPRGFAVLGFPCDQFGHQEPGDEAEIKSFCSLTYDVTFPLFAKIDVNGANAAPLYDFLKGAAPGLLGTKSIKWNFTKFLIGRQGQVLKRFAPNDKPEDLADEVAREIDA is encoded by the coding sequence GTGATATCGATCTATGATTTTACCGTTAGGAATATCGACGGCCAGGAAGCAACCTTGCGCGACTACGCCGGCCAAGTGCTGCTCGTCGTCAATGTCGCAAGCAAGTGCGGGTTCACGCCGCAATATGTCGGGCTCGAAGCACTCTACCGGAAATTCGCGCCACGCGGCTTCGCGGTGCTCGGCTTCCCCTGCGACCAATTCGGCCATCAGGAGCCGGGGGATGAGGCGGAGATCAAGAGCTTCTGCTCGCTCACCTATGACGTCACCTTTCCGCTCTTTGCCAAAATCGATGTGAACGGCGCCAACGCCGCGCCCCTGTACGACTTCCTGAAAGGCGCGGCGCCGGGCCTGCTCGGTACGAAATCGATCAAATGGAACTTCACGAAGTTTTTGATTGGCAGGCAGGGGCAGGTGCTGAAGAGATTTGCGCCCAACGACAAGCCGGAGGATTTGGCGGATGAGGTCGCACGCGAGATTGATGCGTAG
- a CDS encoding DUF3859 domain-containing protein — protein sequence MTGPIVARVSIAMLLLSLPAAAQEVRVDGVEIVTEGVYTTQRDPTKPDVRTDEGISATLAAWQHLRTTHIVPACKGISFGQEVRVTGAPEGTLVILRTVTIPPKPLADPLAPKPWQQMVSHGSYLIGQAGIDFYGFDENWELVPGTWRQQMWYGEKKILDVSFEVVLGDCDAISRRDGGRLARAP from the coding sequence ATGACCGGACCAATCGTGGCGCGGGTCTCGATCGCGATGTTGCTGCTGTCGCTGCCAGCGGCGGCGCAGGAGGTGCGCGTCGATGGCGTCGAGATCGTGACGGAAGGCGTCTATACGACGCAACGCGACCCCACGAAGCCAGACGTACGCACCGACGAAGGCATCTCCGCGACGCTCGCCGCGTGGCAACACCTGCGCACCACGCATATCGTGCCGGCCTGCAAGGGCATCAGCTTCGGCCAGGAGGTACGCGTGACCGGCGCTCCCGAGGGCACGCTTGTCATCCTGCGCACTGTCACGATTCCGCCCAAACCCCTCGCCGATCCGCTGGCGCCCAAACCGTGGCAGCAGATGGTCTCACACGGCTCCTATCTCATCGGCCAAGCCGGCATCGACTTTTACGGTTTCGACGAAAATTGGGAGCTCGTTCCCGGCACCTGGCGCCAGCAGATGTGGTACGGGGAGAAAAAGATTCTCGACGTGTCGTTCGAGGTCGTGCTCGGCGATTGCGATGCGATCTCACGCCGTGACGGCGGTCGATTGGCACGAGCGCCCTGA
- a CDS encoding SDR family NAD(P)-dependent oxidoreductase, producing MRVANIPAIVTGGASGLGEATARALRAAGAQVAILDFNLAAAKTIAAEIGALALQCDVASAASAEAAVAAATAAQGSARILVNCAGIAPGARVVGRNGPMPLDDFRKGIEVNLIGTFNLIRLVAAGASTLEPLEGGERGVLISTASIAAFDGQIGQASYAASKAGVAGMTLPIARELARFGIRAVTIAPGIFETAMLRGLPENVQQSLGAGVPFPSRLGQPDEYARLVMAIIDNPMLNGEVIRLDGALRMPPQ from the coding sequence ATGCGCGTTGCGAACATTCCGGCGATCGTCACGGGCGGCGCCTCAGGCCTTGGCGAAGCGACCGCCCGGGCGCTCAGAGCCGCCGGCGCGCAGGTCGCGATTCTGGATTTCAACCTCGCGGCGGCAAAAACAATCGCGGCGGAGATCGGCGCATTGGCGCTCCAATGCGATGTCGCAAGCGCGGCAAGCGCCGAGGCCGCCGTTGCCGCAGCGACGGCGGCGCAGGGCTCGGCGCGCATTCTCGTCAATTGCGCCGGTATCGCGCCCGGCGCGCGGGTGGTGGGCCGCAACGGTCCGATGCCGCTCGACGATTTTCGTAAAGGCATTGAGGTCAATCTCATCGGCACGTTCAACTTGATCCGCCTTGTCGCCGCCGGCGCCTCGACGCTGGAACCGCTGGAGGGCGGCGAGCGCGGCGTTCTGATCTCGACCGCGTCGATTGCCGCCTTCGACGGCCAGATCGGGCAAGCCTCCTATGCCGCCTCCAAGGCCGGCGTTGCCGGCATGACGCTGCCGATTGCGCGCGAACTCGCACGCTTCGGCATTCGCGCCGTGACGATCGCACCGGGGATTTTCGAAACGGCGATGCTGCGCGGCCTCCCCGAAAATGTGCAGCAGAGCCTGGGCGCCGGCGTCCCCTTCCCCTCGCGCCTCGGCCAACCGGACGAATATGCGCGCCTCGTGATGGCGATCATCGATAATCCCATGCTCAACGGCGAGGTCATCCGCCTCGACGGCGCCCTGCGCATGCCGCCACAGTGA